A window of the Amblyraja radiata isolate CabotCenter1 chromosome 5, sAmbRad1.1.pri, whole genome shotgun sequence genome harbors these coding sequences:
- the tent5a gene encoding terminal nucleotidyltransferase 5A: MADESDNDKCNNFNVLNWEQVQRLDRILTETIPIHGRGNFPTLELKPRQIVQVVRRRLEEKRICVRDVRLNGSAASHVLHQHSGLGYKDLDLIFRADLSGDKEFQTVKNVVLDCLLDFLPEGVNKDKITPLTLKEAYVQKMVKVCNDSDRWSLISLSNNSGKNVELKFVDSLRRQFEFSVDAFQINLDSLLLFYECSENPMSEHFHPSILGESVYGDFSQALEHLQQRLIATRNPEEIRGGGLLKYCNLLVRGFRAANESEMKGMQRYMCSRFFIDFSDIGEQQRKLESYLQNHFMGLEDRKYDYLLTLQRVVNESTVCLMGHERRQTLNLITTLAFRVLAEQNIIPNVANVTCYYQPAPYVSDANFNNYYIAHVQPVFPCQQHNYSTWLPCN, from the coding sequence ATGGCCGATGAAAGTGACAACGATAAGTGCAATAATTTTAACGTGTTGAACTGGGAACAAGTGCAGCGGCTGGACAGGATCCTAACGGAGACCATCCCAATCCACGGGCGAGGTAATTTCCCGACGCTGGAGTTGAAGCCCCGGCAGATTGTGCAGGTGGTGCGGCGTCGCTTGGAGGAGAAACGCATCTGTGTGCGAGATGTCAGGCTGAACGGCTCGGCGGCCAGTCATGTCCTGCACCAGCACAGCGGGCTCGGCTACAAGGACCTGGACCTCATCTTCAGGGCCGACCTGAGCGGCGACAAGGAGTTCCAGACCGTCAAGAACGTGGTGCTGGACTGCCTGTTGGACTTCTTGCCCGAGGGTGTGAACAAGGACAAGATCACGCCGCTGACTCTGAAGGAAGCGTACGTGCAGAAGATGGTTAAGGTTTGCAACGACTCTGACCGCTGGAGCCTCATCTCGCTGTCCAACAACAGCGGCAAGAACGTCGAGTTGAAGTTCGTGGACTCTCTCCGGCGGCAGTTCGAGTTCAGCGTGGACGCTTTCCAAATCAACCTCGACTCGCTCCTGCTCTTCTACGAGTGCTCCGAGAACCCGATGTCCGAGCACTTCCACCCGAGCATCCTGGGCGAGAGCGTCTACGGCGACTTCAGCCAGGCCTTGGAGCATCTACAGCAGCGGCTGATCGCCACCAGGAACCCGGAGGAGATCCGGGGAGGGGGGCTACTCAAGTATTGCAACCTGCTGGTGCGGGGCTTCCGCGCCGCCAACGAGAGCGAGATGAAAGGCATGCAGAGGTACATGTGCTCCCGCTTCTTCATCGACTTCTCCGACATCGGCGAGCAGCAGCGCAAGCTAGAGTCCTACCTCCAGAACCACTTCATGGGGCTGGAGGACCGCAAGTACGACTACCTGCTCACCCTGCAGCGGGTGGTGAACGAGAGCACCGTCTGCCTGATGGGCCATGAGCGGAGACAGACCCTCAACCTCATCACCACGCTGGCCTTCCGTGTGCTGGCCGAGCAGAACATCATCCCTAACGTGGCCAACGTCACCTGCTACTATCAGCCAGCACCTTATGTCTCCGACGCCAATTTCAACAACTACTACATTGCCCACGTTCAGCCGGTGTTCCCTTGTCAGCAGCACAACTACTCCACCTGGTTACCTTGCAACTGA